Proteins co-encoded in one Aspergillus fumigatus Af293 chromosome 6, whole genome shotgun sequence genomic window:
- a CDS encoding glycoside hydrolase family 128 protein, which translates to MIFKAIFPILYALGPALALAQGKRGLAYNDGALANLFSGYSHVTWGYNWGYERNGLGASLDFNPMLWGLPSSLDPQWTAAVHATGVEAILGFNEPDLGSQSNISPADAAAGYLVSLQPFAAQVRISTPAVTNGPPPNMGTGWMDQFFEHCRTCTIDLVAIHWYANNDPEGFKAHVQQFYDKYHLPIWITEFAASGSEAEQIQFLQAVLPWLDAQPYVERYAYFGVFPGFLVNEGGDGLSQLGQWLAISLNRLPLED; encoded by the exons ATGATCTTTAAGGCCATCTTTCCCATCCTCTATGCACTAGGACCTGCCCTCGCCCTCGCCCAGGGAAAGCGCGGTCTCGCGTATAACGACGGCGCCCTCGCAAATCTCTTCAGCGGATATAGCCACGTCACCTGGGGTTACAACTGGGGCTACGAGCGCAACGGGCTCGGCGCCTCCTTGGACTTCAATCCCATGCTCTGGGGCCTGCCCTCCTCGCTGGACCCCCAGTGGACCGCCGCCGTTCACGCAACCGGCGTCGAAGCCATCCTGGGCTTCAACGAGCCTGACCTCGGCTCCCAATCGAACATTAGCCCGGCCGACGCGGCCGCCGGCTACCTGGTGAGCCTGCAGCCATTCGCGGCCCAGGTGCGCATTTCGACGCCCGCGGTGACAAACGGTCCGCCGCCCAACATGGGGACGGGGTGGATGGACCAGTTCTTCGAGCACTGTAGGACCTGCACGATTGACTTGGTGGCAATCCACTGGTACGCCAATAACGACCCGGAGGGCTTCAAGGCGCACGTGCAGCAGTTCTACGACAAGTACCATCTGCCGATCTGGATCACGGAGTTCGCGGCCAGTGGCTCCGAGGCGGAGCAGATTCAGTTCCTGCAGGCGGTTCTGCCGTGGCTCGATGCGCAGCCCTATGTCGAGCGGTATGCCTACTTTGGTGTCTTTCCGGGGTTCCTGGTCAACGAGGGTGGAGACGGGCTTTCGCAGCTGGGACAG TGGCTAGCGATCTC GTTGAACCGTCTACCACTAGAGGACTAA
- a CDS encoding DUF1996 and WSC domain-containing protein, giving the protein MPLFSKQASLAWLLSYAPLSLAFFKVPCSTPLVIERADPIVQPGVASSHVHTIMGGSGFGFTMDYNMTQTSQCNSCSAVEDKSNYWVASLYYHAQNGSFIQVPQNGGALIYYDATNLNTDIKTRQRPDPTTDGTIVAPPAGFRMVAGSPFDRSDKGDIATAARSFACLNYNGPGTPQTHGFPTTHCPNGLRAQVYFPSCWDGVNLDSPDHRSHVAYPTQSYDNGPCPASHPVRIISIFLEVTWHTERFGDMWYGNQQPFVFSFGDPTGYGLHADFLNGWDIDVLQDAINTCHDGGGDITKCEPITLQPDWVTDGCILERSINERIDGWLDELPGCNPIQPGPDDARPVTGCGAPTTIGEPLHYYTDLTGSHGWEWVGCTRDNVGGHRVLVGSTAEISDLTPAQCVEKCSAEGYQYAGVENAHECFCGNSVDQDDMPRVTPMGNCLWPCAGDSLQNCGGYGFIGLYRRRQGGCKNLEYPIVPH; this is encoded by the exons ATGCCTCTGTTCAGCAAGCAGGCCTCTTTGGCGTGGCTTCTCAGCTATGCACCGTTATCCCTCGCATTTTTCAAGGTGCCCTGCAGCACCCCTCTGGTCATCGAACGCGCAGACCCGATTGTCCAGCCGGGCGTTGCATCGAGCCATGTCCATACCATCATGGGCGGATCGGGCTTTGGCTTCACAATGGACTACAACATGACTCAGACGTCGCAGTGCAACTCTTGCTCCGCGGTAGAGGACAAGTCCAACTACTGGGTTGCCTCGCTGTACTACCACGCGCAGAACGGGAGCTTCATCCAAGTGCCCCAGAACGGCGGTGCTCTCATCTACTACGA TGCGACCAATCTTAACACGGATATCAAAACAAGGCAGCGTCCTGACCCAACAACCGACGGCACCATCGTCGCACCCCCAGCCGGGTTCCGGATGGTCGCGGGCAGCCCCTTCGACCGCAGCGATAAAGGCGACATCGCCACTGCCGCTCGCAGCTTTGCGTGCCTGAACTACAACGGCCCCGGCACCCCGCAGACCCACGGGTTCCCAACGACCCACTGCCCGAACGGCCTGCGCGCGCAGGTGTACTTTCCCTCGTGCTGGGACGGCGTGAATCTGGATAGCCCCGACCACAGATCCCATGTGGCCTACCCAACTCAGAGCTACGACAACGGGCCCTGTCCTGCATCCCACCCGGTCCGGATTATCTCGATCTTCCTCGAGGTTACCTGGCACACGGAGCGGTTTGGGGATATGTGGTATGGGAACCAGCAGCCCTTTGTGTTCTCGTTCGGGGATCCTACGGGCTATGGATTGCATGCGGACTTT CTCAACGGCTGGGACATTGACGTTCTCCAAGACGCCATCAACACGTGCCacgacggcggcggcgacaTCACCAAGTGCGAGCCCATCACCTTGCAGCCAGACTGGGTGACAGACGGCTGCATTCTTGAGCGCTCGATCAACGAGCGCATCGACGGGTGGCTCGATGAGCTCCCCGGATGCAACCCCATCCAGCCCGGGCCCGACGACGCCAGGCCCGTGACCGGCTGCGGCGCACCAACTACCATCGGCGAGCCCCTGCACTACTACACCGATCTCACCGGCAGCCACGGGTGGGAGTGGGTGGGCTGCACTCGGGATAACGTCGGCGGGCATCGGGTCCTAGTCGGGTCGACGGCAGAGATCTCGGATCTAACGCCGGCCCAGTGCGTGGAGAAATGCAGTGCCGAAGGCTACCAGTATGCTGGCGTGGAGAACGCACACGAGTGTTTCTGTGGCAATAGTGTGGACCAGGACGATATGCCGAGGGTTACGCCCATGGGCAATTGTCTGTGGCCGTGTGCGGGCGACAGCCTGCAGAACTGCGGAGGATATGGGTTTATCGGTCTGTATCGCAGACGCCAGGGTGGATGCAAGAATCTGGAGTATCCCATTGTCCCGCATTAG
- the exg5 gene encoding glycoside hydrolase family 55 protein, with translation MSSCITTTIIPTEASTSPRLYRVVPRRYHAHPLSLLTIPVLLGPLTHAAAITAGSSSTESIQSRQAANGPGYWLESISHQGIAPLGPSGYRVFRNVKDFGAKGDGITDDTAAINEAISSGERCGQGCFSSTTTPAIVYFPAGTYVISKPIFDYYNTIITGNPNALPVIKACADFDGGYLIDGDPYFGPELNWPATTVFWRQVRNLVLDTTDVAARKQISGIHWPTAQATSLQNVIFQLSADEGTEHQGIFCESGSAGFAGDLVFNGGKIAAALGNQQFTMRNLTFNHAQTAISHFWNWGWTYQDITINDCEVGIDISTGGSEQQSVGSITVFDSSFANTPVAIKSAQSESSTPRTAGSIILENVAINNVATVVQGPSGTVLAGTTRSSVIPGWGQGNRYVPDGPTRFAGDITPVSRPAGLVVGDGKYYQRSKPQYEQLPVSAFSSVRDGGATGDGTTDDTAALQRVIDSAAASDRVVFLDAGVYKVTSTLRIPAGSRIVGEAFPVILSSGAFFNNQEEPQPVIQVGQAGQQGHVELSDFIISTQGPQAGATLIEWNLASPSDPSGMWEVHARVGGFAGSQQTTRECAKTPETVITEADEKCIVAYMLMHVTPSASNLYLENTWLWVSDHDIDVQTEADGGQITLYSGRGLNIESTEGNIWLSGTSVEHNVLYEYQFVSTQNVYMGQIQTETAYYQSNPNALIPFTPKAAIHDPDFASSCKSSSDGNCEVGWGLRVVDSHDLYVYGAGLYSFFNNYDAGCSTYGGEQNCQNSIFSIEGDSAITVYNLNTLGTRSMVDRDGQSLASFSDNISVFTNNIVLFRSQ, from the exons ATGTCCTCCTGTATTACAACGACTATCATTCCAACAGAGGCATCAACTAGCCCTCGACTGTACAGAGTGGTCCCGCGGCGCTATCATGCACATCCGCTCTCCCTTCTCACTATCCCCGTCCTGCTCGGGCCCCTGACCCACGCAGCGGCAATCACAGCAGGAAGCTCTTCCACTGAGAGTATACAGTCTCGCCAGGCAGCGAATGGCCCTGGCTACTGGCTAGAGTCCATCTCGCACCAGGGTATCGCACCCCTGGGACCTTCCGGATATAGGGTGTTCCGTAACGTCAAGGACTTTGGCGCAAAAG GCGACGGCATCACGGACGACACGGCCGCAATCAACGAAGCCATAAGCAGCGGCGAGCGTTGCGGGCAAGGCTGTTTCTCCAGCACCACAACGCCCGCCATAGTCTACTTCCCTGCGGGCACGTACGTGATTTCGAAGCCCATCTTCGACTACTACAACACAATCATCACGGGAAACCCAAACGCACTGCCTGTTATCAAGGCATGTGCGGATTTCGACGGTGGCTATCTGATTGACGGCGACCCTTACTTTGGACCGGAGCTGAACTGGCCTGCGACTACCGTATTTTGGAGACAGGTGCGCAACCTTGTGCTCGATACCACGGATGTCGCGGCGAGGAAGCAGATCAGTGGCATCCACTGGCCCACGGCGCAGGCAACCAGCTTGCAGAATGTTATCTTCCAGTTGAGTGCCGACGAGGGCACGGAGCATCAGGGGATCTTTTGCGAAAGTG GCTCTGCCGGCTTCGCAGGGGATCTCGTCTTCAATGGAGGCAAGATTGCCGCGGCGCTCGGAAACCAGCAGTTCACCATGCGCAACCTCACTTTCAACCACGCCCAAACGGCCATCAGCCACTTCTGGAACTGGGGCTGGACCTACCAGGATATCACCATCAATGACTGCGAGGTCGGCATCGACATTTCCACAGGGGGCAGCGAGCAGCAAAGCGTCGGGTCCATCACAGTCTTTGACAGCTCCTTCGCCAATACCCCCGTCGCCATCAAGTCCGCACAGTCCGAGTCCTCTACGCCGCGCACTGCTGGCAGCATCATACTGGAGAACGTGGCTATCAACAACGTGGCTACTGTTGTTCAGGGGCCCTCAGGCACAGTTCTGGCGGGAACTACACGCTCGTCTGTTATACCAGGCTGGGGCCAGGGAAATCGCTATGTCCCCGATGGGCCCACTCGATTTGCCGGTGACATCACCCCGGTCTCGCGGCCTGCTGGACTTGTGGTTGGTGATGGGAAGTACTACCAGCGCTCCAAGCCACAGTATGAGCAGCTGCCTGtctcggccttctccagtgTCCGGGACGGCGGCGCTACTGGCGACGGAACGACTGACGACACCGCAGCACTGCAGAGGGTGATCGattccgccgccgcctcagACCGGGTGGTATTCCTCGATGCAGGCGTGTACAAGGTGACCAGCACGCTTCGAATCCCCGCAGGGTCCAGGATTGTCGGTGAGGCATTCCCCGTGATCCTGTCAAGCGGAGCGTTCTTCAACAACCAGGAGGAGCCCCAGCCCGTGATCCAAGTCGGGCAAGCTGGCCAACAGGGCCATGTTGAGCTCTCGGATTTCATCATCAGCACGCAGGGACCTCAGGCTGGCGCTACGCTCATCGAATGGAACCTTGCGTCGCCGTCCGATCCGTCTGGAATGTGGGAGGTGCATGCGCGCGTTGGAGGGTTCGCAGGGTCCCAGCAGACGACCAGGGAGTGCGCCAAAACACCCGAGACTGTAATCACAGAGGCCGATGAGAAGTGCATTGTCGCTTACATGCTTATGCATGTCACCCCGTCTGCTTCAAACCTCTACCTGGAGAACACCTGGCTCTGGGTTTCGGATCA CGACATCGATGTCCAGACCGAGGCCGATGGCGGCCAGATTACGCTCTACAGTGGACGCGGCCTGAATATTGAGAGCACGGAGGGAAACATCTGGCT GTCCGGCACATCGGTCGAACACAACGTCCTCTACGAGTACCAGTTCGTCTCAACCCAGAATGTGTACATGGGCCAGATCCAAACAGAGACCGC GTACTACCAGAGCAACCCCAACGCTCTCATCCCCTTCACGCCGAAAGCCGCAATCCATGATCCAGACTTTGCCTCCAGCTGCAAGAGCTCCAGCGACGGAAACTGCGAGGTCGGCTGGGGCCTCCGTGTGGTAGATTCGCACGACCTCTACGTGTACGGCGCCGGCCTCTACTCCTTTTTCAACAACTATGATGCAG GATGCTCCACTTACGGCGGAGAACAGAATTGCCAGAactccatcttcagcatcgaGGGCGATTCGGCGATTACTGTGTACAACCTGAATACGCTTGGCACCCGGAGCATGGTGGATCGGGACGGGCAGAGTCTGGCGAGCTTCAGTGATAATATTAGTGTTTTCACAAACAATATTGTGCTTTTTAGGAGCCAGTGA
- a CDS encoding glycosyl hydrolase family protein → MVRNLKPGLTEPGFSCEISTTITPKTTGPHTLAARVTGSFSLFVESKAVLSVPKQHEVTMEDFLFEPARLEHRTSVFMEAGKPYLVRLLSRARIPRENDYEPTPHGATLCYEEFSDERAAIAEAVQAAFSADVSIIFAGRNQQYESEGFDLESMSISEPQVRLIRAVTAVSKKTVLVLNCGNPIDVSPFVNEVDAILNAHFPGQEGGQAIANILTGKTTPSGRLATTWPKKFDEEHVPTYHNFPARLTERGYEIKYEEGLQIGYRHPQSQRTAQWQFGHGLSYTTFEYSGLTVSGQKMTEEAGDSDLKISVRVKNTGIYPGHEVVQLYISPPDSTKVWRPARELKGYAKVWILPGESETVTISLNKKHAFSYWDEDAKQWRLEPGTYRLLVGPFSTPFEIEHSLVWSGR, encoded by the coding sequence ATGGTTCGAAACTTGAAGCCCGGTCTGACGGAGCCGGGCTTCAGCTGCGAGATCTCAACTACCATTACCCCCAAGACAACCGGCCCACACACATTAGCCGCCCGCGTTACGGGGAGTTTCTCTTTATTTGTGGAGAGCAAAGCTGTTCTTTCGGTCCCAAAACAACATGAAGTGACAATGGAAGATTTTCTTTTCGAGCCCGCTCGCCTGGAACACCGCACTTCCGTTTTCATGGAGGCTGGAAAGCCTTACTTGGTGCGGCTTCTGAGTCGGGCTCGTATCCCGAGAGAAAATGACTATGAACCCACTCCTCACGGTGCAACGCTGTGCTATGAGGAATTCAGTGATGAGCGCGCTGCGATAGCCGAAGCCGTCCAGGCTGCATTTTCAGCAGATGTGAGCATCATATTTGCTGGTCGAAATCAACAATACGAATCTGAGGGCTTCGACCTTGAGTCCATGAGTATATCCGAACCCCAGGTAAGGCTCATCAGAGCTGTCACAGCAGTTTCCAAGAAGACCGTTTTAGTCCTTAACTGCGGCAATCCGATCGACGTATCGCCATTTGTGAATGAAGTCGACGCGATTCTCAATGCTCACTTCCCCGGCCAGGAGGGCGGACAGGCAATCGCGAATATTCTGACTGGGAAAACCACCCCGAGCGGCCGCTTGGCGACCACCTGGCCTAAGAAATTCGATGAAGAGCACGTCCCCACTTACCACAACTTCCCAGCGCGACTTACAGAGCGTGGGTATGAAATCAAATATGAGGAAGGCCTTCAAATCGGATACAGACATCCTCAGTCCCAGCGCACTGCGCAGTGGCAATTCGGCCACGGGTTGTCTTACACTACCTTCGAATACTCGGGACTCACCGTCAGTGGCCAGAAGATGACGGAGGAGGCCGGCGATTCTGACCTGAAAATCTCGGTCAGGGTCAAGAACACTGGTATCTACCCCGGCCATGAGGTTGTCCAGCTCTATATATCTCCTCCAGACAGCACGAAGGTGTGGCGTCCTGCTCGCGAGCTGAAGGGTTATGCGAAAGTATGGATACTTCCCGGGGAGTCAGAAACAGTGACGATCTCCCTGAATAAGAAACATGCATTCAGCTACTGGGATGAGGATGCCAAACAATGGCGGCTGGAGCCTGGAACATATCGCCTTCTTGTAGGACCGTTTTCGACCCCCTTTGAGATTGAGCACAGTTTAGTGTGGTCTGGACGGTAG